From Saprospiraceae bacterium, one genomic window encodes:
- the queG gene encoding tRNA epoxyqueuosine(34) reductase QueG, which produces MANASLVKKELESLGFGQVGIVRSHRLDKEAKLLEEWLNRGNHGQMSYMERYFDLRVDPQHFLPGAKSVLMMSLNYFQDSVPENPKISRYAWGDDYHKVIRQKSKSIIQNLKNKYGDISIRGFVDSAPVMERVWAEKAGLGWNGKNTLTIHPRTGSWFFLAGFMTDLVFDHYDEPIRDHCGNCRRCIDACPTDAIHTDGYLLDASKCISYLTIELKEAIPNEFHPKMEGWMYGCDICQEVCPWNRFAHPSAIPEFATNQDLLQMGTSEWLDLSDDVWDNLTAKSPLKRAGLKKLKENVKVIANKN; this is translated from the coding sequence ATTGCCAACGCCAGCTTAGTTAAAAAAGAACTTGAATCTTTGGGATTCGGACAAGTAGGTATCGTTCGATCGCACCGATTGGACAAGGAAGCAAAACTTTTGGAAGAATGGTTGAATCGCGGAAACCATGGGCAGATGAGTTACATGGAGAGGTATTTTGATTTGAGGGTGGATCCACAACATTTTCTACCCGGTGCAAAATCGGTGCTGATGATGAGTTTGAATTATTTCCAGGATTCAGTCCCCGAAAACCCAAAAATATCACGCTATGCCTGGGGAGATGATTATCACAAGGTCATCCGTCAAAAATCCAAATCCATTATTCAGAATTTGAAAAATAAATATGGTGATATTTCAATTCGTGGATTTGTAGATTCTGCCCCTGTGATGGAGAGGGTTTGGGCAGAAAAAGCTGGTCTCGGCTGGAATGGGAAAAATACCTTAACCATTCATCCCCGCACAGGATCCTGGTTTTTTTTAGCAGGATTTATGACGGATCTGGTGTTTGATCATTACGATGAACCAATCAGGGATCACTGCGGTAACTGCAGACGTTGCATCGATGCTTGTCCAACCGATGCCATCCATACAGATGGTTATTTATTGGATGCATCCAAATGTATTTCTTATCTGACCATCGAGCTGAAGGAAGCCATTCCAAATGAATTTCATCCTAAGATGGAAGGCTGGATGTATGGTTGCGATATTTGTCAGGAGGTCTGTCCATGGAATCGTTTTGCACATCCTTCTGCGATTCCGGAATTTGCCACAAACCAAGATTTGTTGCAAATGGGAACTTCGGAATGGTTGGATTTGAGCGATGATGTTTGGGACAATCTTACTGCCAAATCGCCTCTCAAAAGGGCAGGATTGAAGAAACTGAAAGAAAATGTGAAAGTGATCGCAAATAAAAATTAA